The genomic segment ATAGGCATATGCTGCCTTTAAAAGACTGCCCTCATCAAAGGGTTTGCCGAGAAGCTGAAGACCCATGGGGAGGCCCTTTTCCGTAAAACCACAGGGAACGGACATGCCGGGAATTCCTGCAAGGTTTGCTGAAAGGGTGAAAATATCGGCGAGATACATGGTAAGAGGATCATCCACAATCTCACCCAGCCCAAAGGCCGGAGCCGGTGTTACAGGGGCTGCAATCAAATCACACCCTGCAAAGGCATCCGTAAAATCCTTTGCAATGAGGGCACGCACCTTCAGGGCCTTGTTGTAATAAGCATCATAGTATCCCGAAGACAGGGCATAGGTGCCGATGAGGATGCGGCGTCTGACTTCCTCCCCAAAACCTTCGGAACGGGATTTTTCGTAAAGCTCCAGAAGATTGGCCGCTTCAGGGGTCCTGTAACCATAGCGGATACCATCGAACCGGGCCAGGTTGGTACTGGCCTCACTGGACGCCACCACATAATAGGCCGCCACCGCATAGGCCATGTGGGGAAGGCGAACTTCTACTGTTTTTGCTCCGCAGGCTTCCAGCACACGCACCGCTTCTCCGATGGCCGAACGGATTTCAGGTTTTACACCTTCGGCACCATGGTACTCCACGGGAAGTCCAATGGTAAGCCCCTTAAGATCCCTTGACAGAAGAGATCTATAATCCGGAACCGCTACATTGACAGAAGTGCTGTCTTTGGGATCATAGCCTGCAATAGCCTGAAGAAGCATGGCACAGTCTTCAACACTCCTTGCCATGGGTCCCACCTGATCCAGGGAAGAGGCAAAGGCTACTACGCCATAGCGGGATACCCGGCCATAGGTCGGCTTCAGACCCACCACACCGCAATGGGCCGCAGGCTGGCGGATGGAACCTCCCGTATCCGTTCCCAGAGATCCCAAACAAAGCCCTGCGGCCACGGCAGCAGCACTGCCACCGGATGAACCGCCGGGAATATGGGACAGGTTCCATGGATTTTTTACGGGTCCGAACCAGGAAGTCTCGCTGGAAGACCCCATGGCAAACTCATCCATATTAAGCTTACCCGTCATCACAGCACCTGCGGCATTAAGTTTTTCCGCAACTGTAGCGTTATAGGGAGGAACAAAATTTTCCAGCATACGGGAAGCACAGGTAGTAGCTATACCCTTTGTAAGGATCAGATCCTTAAGACCCAGAGGAATTCC from the Desulfobotulus mexicanus genome contains:
- the gatA gene encoding Asp-tRNA(Asn)/Glu-tRNA(Gln) amidotransferase subunit GatA; the protein is MSLTKGLYIHEARKHLDAGDFTAEELTRQTLDAISEIDPLINSYITVAQESAMAEARLADERIRKGEAGALTGIPLGLKDLILTKGIATTCASRMLENFVPPYNATVAEKLNAAGAVMTGKLNMDEFAMGSSSETSWFGPVKNPWNLSHIPGGSSGGSAAAVAAGLCLGSLGTDTGGSIRQPAAHCGVVGLKPTYGRVSRYGVVAFASSLDQVGPMARSVEDCAMLLQAIAGYDPKDSTSVNVAVPDYRSLLSRDLKGLTIGLPVEYHGAEGVKPEIRSAIGEAVRVLEACGAKTVEVRLPHMAYAVAAYYVVASSEASTNLARFDGIRYGYRTPEAANLLELYEKSRSEGFGEEVRRRILIGTYALSSGYYDAYYNKALKVRALIAKDFTDAFAGCDLIAAPVTPAPAFGLGEIVDDPLTMYLADIFTLSANLAGIPGMSVPCGFTEKGLPMGLQLLGKPFDEGSLLKAAYAYEKEAAWDRGLAAPAAGPDL